From Ignavibacteriota bacterium:
TCGCCGACCTTCAATTCTTCCGGCCCGATGCCGTCCAGCGGGGAGAGTGCGCCGCCGAGGACGTGATAGAGACCCTTGAAATCATTGGTCTTTTCGAGTGCGAGCACATCGCTGGGTTCTTCCACGACGCAGATGATACCGGGGTCACGTTTCGGGCTGGAGCAGATCACGCAGGGGTCGGTCTCGGTGATGTTGGAGCAGACCGAGCACCAGCTGATCCTGTCCTTCACGTTCACGAGTGCGCGTGCCATCTTGACCACGTCTTCCCGGGGCTGCTTGAGAATGTGCAGGGCGAGGCGGAGGGCGGTCTTCCGGCCGATGCCAGGGAGTCCGGCAAATTCTTCGACGAGTTGCTGGAGAGCTTCAGACGTATAGATCATTATGTATCGAGGTTGATGGCTCTTGAGACCAAGAGAAGGACGAAGAACGCCGGGCTGAAGCCCCGGTTCTCTCAGCAAAGGCGCTCAGCGCCAGACAACGTGTTTCTCTAAAGGCGCTCAACGAACATGCAGATACAGGGGCACGAACACAGCACACTGGCGCCCTTACGAGAGGGGCTGCTCTTTTGGAAAAGAGCCAATGAACTGCGCCTTAGCGCCCTGGCGAGAGGTAGAGGTCTCTTCTCAGAGGCCGGGGAGGTTCAGTCCGGGGATATTCGGCATCATCCCATTCGTGACCTTCGCCATCTCACTGGCGGCGAGCTGCTGCGATTCCTCAAGGGCTTTGTTGACGGCGGCCAGGACCAGGTCTTCGAGCATCTCCTTGTCATCCGGGACGACCACTTCCTTCTCTATTGATAGGGCAGTCAACCGCTGCTTGCCGTTGGCTGTGGCCTTGACCATACCCTCCGCCCGCCTCGCCGACCACCGTCTTGTGTTCCAGTTCCTCCTGCACCTGTGCCATCTTCTCCTGCATCTTCTGGATCTGCTTCATCATCCCCGCCATGTTCGGAAGGCCTGCCATACTGCTCCTCAAGAGGTGAAAGTGTGGAAAAATATACCGGAAACAGGGGGGAAAGTCAAATTTGACTTTCGGGGGAAAAACCGTTAGATTTTCTTTCCCGTCGTGGTACCTCCCGGCGGGGTTTGGTCATTTTATCGGGAGAACTATTTCCATTGGCACGAGGTCCGCGGGAAGCGAGCGGCGCCGATCTGCGTGAACAGGTACGACTACGCGCAGCGGGAGAGATCCCGAAGCACATCGCCGTCATCATGGACGGGAACGGGCGCTGGGCGAAACAGCGCGGCCTGCCCCGCATCGCCGGTCACCGCGAAGGCGTCGAGTCTGTGCGGGACTGCGTCGAGGCCTGCGGCCAGCTGGGAGTACAGTATCTCACGCTCTACGCCTTCTCGACGGAGAATTGGAAACGCCCGCAGGATGAGGTTTCGCTGCTCATGCGGTTGTTGCTGACCGCATTGCGCGATGAGACCGATCGGTTGCACCGTAATAATGTGCGGTTGCGGACGATCGGCGACAGCGAGGCGATGCCGAGGGAGGTTCAGGCGGAATTGGATGATGCCGTGCAACGGACGGCACAGAACACGGGTCTAACCCTTACCCTGGCCTTGAGCTACAGCGGCCGGTGGGAGATCACGCAGGCGGTTCGCGCCATCGCGCGCGAAGTTCAGGCAGGCTCCGTCCGCCCGGATGAGATCACCGAACAAAGCATCACCCGCTATCTCGCGACAGCGGACACCCCGGACCCGGACCTGTTGATCCGGACCAGCGGCGAGTTGCGGTTGAGCAACTTCCTCCTCTGGCAACTCGCGTACACCGAACTCTACATAACACCCGGATACTGGCCGGTCTTCCGAAGAAATGATCTTTACGCAGCGATCGATGCCTACCAGAACCGTGAACGCCGGTTCGGTATGGTCAGCGAACAAGTGCAGGATCCTCAGAACCAGGACCCGGCCATCAAACGAATCCTCAAGAGCGTTGCAGGGCCGTGATATGATGAAGCGTGTGCTGGTGCTGTTGGTTGCCGGAATCCTTCTGTCCGCTCCGCTCCACGTGTTTGCTCAACAAGCCCCCTCCCGGGAAGTGCTCAAGGTCCTCGGTATCTCCGTGGAAGGGAATACCTTTGCCGACCCTGCAGCCATCATTGCGAACTCCGGGCTGAAGGTCGGGGATGAGATCGCTGTGCCCGGCGACCAGGCCGGTGCGGCGGTGCGCAAACTGTGGTCCCTCCACCTGTTCGAGACCGTCGACATCGCCATCGACCGGCGCATGGGGGATGGCGTGTATCTCCTCATCACGGTCAAGGAGTTCCCGCGGTTCGACAAGCTCATTGTCGAAGGGAATGATGAGCTCGACAATGATGACATCAACAAAGCGATCACGCTCATCCGCGGACAGGTCCTTTCGCCGCACGAGCTGAAGAAGATCGAGCGTGATGTCCTCAAGCTGTATGAGAAGGAAGGGTATCTGCTGGCACAGGTCACCGTGACCGCAGCGCGGTCCGACTCGAATTCGTCGCGTCAGACCGTCTCTCTGCATGTCGTGGAAGGTTCTGAGGTCCAGGTCGAGAGCATCGCGTTCGAAGGCAATCGGGCCTTCGAGGCCGCGAAATTGCAGGGTGCCATGGATGAGACCTCCGAGCGGCGGTGGTGGAAATTCTGGTCCTCGGCCAAATTCGACCGCAAGAAATACGACGAAGACAAGGCGAAGGTCATCGCGTTCTACCGGAAGAACGGTTATCGTGATGCGCAGATCCTTTCGGATTCCCTGTGGTACGGGCCCGACAAGGAGACGATGTACATCCTGATGCGCGTGCATGAGGGGCCGCAGTATCATATCCGCACGATCACCTGGGAAGGCAATACGGTCTATCCGGACTGGGTGTTGAACGAGCGCCTGCAGATCCTCCCCGGCGAAGTGTACAATTCCGAGCGGTTCGAACAGAACCTTCGCGGCAATGAGGAACAGTCGGACGTTGCGGCGCTCTACCTGGACAACGGCTATCTCCGCTTCAATCTCGATCCGAAGGAGACCCGGGTCGGCGAAGACAGCGTCGATATCGCGATCAACGTGTACGAGATGAATCAGTTCAAGATCGGACACGTCAGCATCAAAGGGAACACGAAGACCCAGGAGAAGGTCATCCGGCGCGAGCTCTACAGCCGTCCGGGTGATTACTTCAGCCGTTCCGCGATCGTGCGCAGCATCCGCCAGCTTGCCCAGCTCAATTATTTCAATCCAGAGAAGATCAAACCGGATTATCAGCTGACGGATGACCGGAGCGTGGACCTGACTTTGAGGTCGAAGAAAAATCGAGCGACAACATCAATGCCTCGGTCGGGTACAGCGGCTACTACGGCGTGACCGGCGCGCTCGGGTTCACCATCAACAACTTCTCGATCCGCGAACCGTTCTCGGGCGGCGCGGGGCAGGTCCTGAATTTTGAATGGATGTTCGGCGAGGGGTCGCGGTACCGGACCTTCACCCTGGGCTTCACCGAGCCGTGGTTGTTCGACACCTCGACGTTGCTCGGCGTGACCCTGTTCGATTCGCGACAGATCTACACGTTCGACTACGAGCGGACGGGCGGGTCCGTCCGCGTCGGCCGCCGGTTCAAGTGGCCTGACGATTACTTCCGTGGCGACTGGATGATCGATGCGCAGGTGAACAATGTGCGCGACGGCCTCGGCATCTACCGTGAAGGGAAGTCGACCCAGGTCAGCCTCACGCAGGTGATCTCGCGCAACAGCATCGACAACCCGATCTTCCCGACATCGGGATCCAGCGTGTCGTTCTCGGTCCAGATGTCCGGCGGGCCGCTGCTCCCCGGGAATTTGAATTTCCACAAGTGGCTCTTCTCGTCGGAATGGTATCTGCCGCTCTTCGGTTCGCAGAAGCTGGCGCTGTATCTTTCGTCGACCTACGGGTACATCGGGTCGTTCTCGGGTGACGACTATGTGCAGCCGGTGGACCTCTTCTTCATGGGGGGGACCGGCCTCGGCTACATCTCCACCACGCCGTTGCGCGGGTACGATGACCAGTCCGTGGGACCCCGGAACTCGAACACCGACATCGTGGGTGGCAAGGCGATGGCGAAGCAGACCCTGGAGATGCGCTATGCGGTGTCCATCAACCCGATCCCGATCTACCTCGTCTCGTTCCTCGAGGGCGGTAATGTGTACGAGAGTCTGGCGCGTGCCGACTTCTTCGATCTGAAGCGGTCTGCCGGTGTCGGCGCCCGCATCACGATCAATCCGATCGGCATGATCGGTTTTGATTATGGCTATGGCTTTGATGATGTGAATCCGCGCGACGGCAAGCCCGACGGGTGGAAGTTTCATTTTGTCTTCGGGCGCGGGTTCTAGCAGCGTCCGGCATGGGTGTATCGTACCTGATCCCTTCATTCAATCACTGTGAGGCAGTAATGAAAACTCGGATGTTCCTTCTCACCATCGCACTCTCGGCCCTGATGCTTGTTCCCGCGGCCTTCGCCCAGCAGCAGAAGATCGGCTACGTGAACTCGACGAAGATCTTCCAGGAACTTCCGGCGGCACAGGATGCCCAGCGCCGCATCGATGCGCTCGGCAAGCCGATCCAGGATTCGCTCGAGACCATGCAGCGTGAACTCCAGGCGCGCTACGAAGACTATCAGAAGCGCGAAGCGCTCCTCAACGAGGCCGCGAAGAAGGCCGAACAGCAGAAGCTGATCGATCTCGAACGCCGCATGAATGAGTACCGCCAGCTGAAGCTGGGGAACGATGGCGAACTCGCCCGCGAGACCGAGAAGCTGCTCGCACCGCTGCGCGACCGCATCCGGGGCGCCATCACCACGGTGGCGAAGGAAGAGAAGTACAGCTTCGTGTTCGACAAGACGGAATCGATCCAGATCCTGCTCTACGGCGATCCGGCACACGACATCACGTTCAAGGTCATCGATCGGCTGAAGCGCGGTAAGTGATCTGTCCTTGCGGACCACAGAGGGAGATGGCACTATGAAGCGGATCATCCTGGTTCTCGTCCTCGTGCTGGCCGCGGCCGCGGCGCACGCCCAGTCCAAGATCGGCCACATCAACTCCGAGGCCATCATGCAGGCCCTCCCCGAGGCCATCGATGCGCAGAAGTCGCTGGACGCGCTCGTGGCACAGTGGGAGGCCGAGCTGCAGAAGATGCAGGCGGAATGGAAACGGAAGTTCGACGACTACGACAAGAAGAAGCTGATCCTCACCGACCAGGTGCGGGCTGATGCTGAAAAGGAACTGCGGGACCTGGATCAGGCCATCGCCGACTACCGCACGAAGAAGTTCGGCCAGAACGGCGAGCTTTTTCAGAAGCAGAACGAGGTGATGAAACCCATTCAGAACAAGATCTTCAAAGTGCTGGAGGAGATCGCGCGCGACGATGGGTACGATTACATCTTCGACCGGAGCGGCGAGATCCTGCTGCTGTACGCGAACGACAAGCGCGACCTGACCTCGCTGGTGATCTCACGGATGCAGTCGTTCGGTAAATGACCGGAGGACCTCCATGACCATCAGCGAGATCGCGGCACTGCTGGGTGCAACGGTAGAGGGTGACGGCACCGTTGAGATCCGGCGTGTGGCAAAGATCGAGGAGGCGGGGACGGGCGACCTGACGTTCCTTGCCAATCCGAAGTATGCGAAGTACCTCGGGCTCACCCGCGCCAGCGCGGTCATCGTCGGCACCGGTATGGCGGTGGAAGACCGCCCGGCCGATGCACCACCGCTGACGCTCCTGAGGGTCAGTGACCCGTACGTGGGATTCGTCCGGGTCCTTGCCCGGTTCAATCCTCCCCAGCCTCCCGTTCCCCCGGGGGTCCACCCGACAGCGGTCATCGCATCATCGGCACGTCTCGGTGCCGATGTGCGTATCGGAGCCCATGCGGTGGTCGGCGAACGCGTCGTGATCGGCGAGCGGAGCATCGTGGCACCGTGTACCGTGCTCGGCGACGGCGTGCGGATCGGAGACGATTGTCTGCTGTACGCGAATGTCTCCGTGCGCGAAGGGTGCATCATCGGCAACCGTTGCATCGTCCAGCCCGGCGCGGTGATCGGCAGCGACGGATTTGGCTTTGCCCCGAAGCCGGACGGCTCCTACGAGAAGATCCCGCAGATGGGGATCGTGGTGCTCGAGGACGACGTCGAGATCGGGGCGTGTACGACCATCGACCGGGCGACGCTCGGCGAGACCCGGATCAAGAAGGGTGTCAAGCTCGACAACCTCATCCAGGTCGCCCATAACGTCGTCATCGGCGAGAATACCGTGATGGCCGCCCAGAGCGGCATCTCGGGCAGCACCAAGCTCGGCAAGAACATGATGGTCGCCGGGCAGGTCGGCTTCACCGGCCACATCGAGATCGCGGACGGCGTGAAGGTCGGCGCCCAGTCCGGTGTCCACCGCGCGCTGACCAAACCCGGCGCCACCTATTTCGGCACGCCTGCCTACCCGCAGCGCGAAGCCATGCGGATCTACGGTTCCTTCCCGCAGTTGCCCGACCTGCTGGCAACGGTGCGGGATCTCCAGAAGCGTCTGGAGAAGCTGGAACCGCCGACCCCTGACCCCGGCGCCTGATCCAGGTACCGGGTCGTTTGTAGAATTCCAACTCCAACTCAACACCACCGGACCCTATGCTCGTTCAACAGCACACCATCAAAGAGCCCGTCTCCCTGAGCGGGGTCGGCCTCCATACCGGCAGCATTGCCACCATGACCTTCCGTCCCGCCCCCGAGAATACCGGTATCCGGTTCCGGCGCATCGACATGGGCGGTACGCCGGAGATCCCGGCGGATGTCGACCACGTCGTGGACATCTCCCGCGGCACGACGATCGGCATCGGTGATGCGCGCGTCCACACGGTGGAACATGTCATGGCAGCGCTGGTCGGCCTGCAGATCGACAACGTGCTCATCGACATCGATGCCAACGAGCCGCCGATCGGCGATGGCAGCGCAAAACCGTATGTGGAAGCGTTGCTCACGGCGGGGGTGGAGAAGCAGAGCGCGCCCAAGGACTATCTGATCATCGATCAGACCGTGACGTACCACAATGAGGACAAGAAGGTCGACATCGTCGCCCTCCCGCTCGACGACTACCGGCTGACGGTGATGGTGGACTACTTCAATCCGGCCCTCGGCAGCCAGCACACCGGGCTGTTCAACCTGGAGAAGGAATTCGTCACCGAGTTCGCGCCATGCCGCACGTTCTGCTTCCTGCACGAGGTGGAGATGCTGCACAACCAGGGGCTCATCAAGGGCGGGAACCTGGACAACGCCATCGTGATCGTGGACCGCGATCTGAACGACGAGGAGATCGGCCGCATCACCACGAAGCTGGGGATCAAGGGGTCGGTGATCCTCGGGAACAACGGCGTGCTGAACAACAAGTCGCTGCATTTCAAGAACGAGCCGGCGCGTCATAAACTGCTCGACCTGATGGGCGATCTTGCCCTCATCGGCGTGCCGCTCAAGGCGCAGATCCTCGCCGCGCGTCCCGGCCATGCCAGCAACATCGAATTTGCCCGCCTGATCCGGAAGTTGTACCAGCAGAAAAAGCTTGTCAAGAAATATCAGCACGAGCGGAAGGAAGGCGTGGTGTTCGACATCAACGCCATCAAGAAGATCCTTCCGCACCGCTACCCCTTCCTGCTGATCGACAAGATCACCGATTTCAAGATCGATGAGAGCGTGGTGGGCGTGAAGAACGTCACCACCAACGAGCCGTTCTTTGAAGGGCACTTCCCCGGCCAGCCGGTGATGCCCGGCGTGCTCATCATCGAGGCCATGGCGCAGACCGGAGGCATCATGCTCCTGAACGGCGTGGAGAATCCCGGCGACAAACTGGTGTTCTTCATGTCGATCAACAACGCCAAGTTCCGCAGGCCGGTCGTCCCCGGTGATCAGCTCGTGTTCGATCTGAAGATGGTCAACCGGAAGAGCAAGATCTGCACGATGAGTGGCAAAGCGTACGTGGACGGCCAGTTGGTCGCTGAGGCGGACCTGATGGCATCCATCATTGACCGTGTCCCGACCCAACCCCAGAAATCATAACACGGCGGTATCATGAGCACCTCCATCGACCCCCGCGCAGCCGTCAGTGCGAAAGCACAGATCGGCGACAACGTCACCATCGGCCCGTTCGCCGTTGTTGAGGATGGCGCGGTCATCGGCGACGGGACGTCCGTCGCACCCCATGCCCTCATCGCCACGGGGGCGCGCATCGCGAAGAATTGCATCATCCATCATGGGGCCGTGGTCGGCCATGCGCCGCAGGACCTCAAGTATGCCGGCGAGCCGACCACCTGCGAGGTCGGGGAAGGCACCACGGTACGCGAATACGCAACGCTGCACCGGGGGACGGGAGAAGGCGGGAAGACGGTGATAGGGACCAACTGCTTCCTGATGGGGTATGTGCACATTGCGCATGACTGCATCGTCGGGAACAATGTCATCATGTCCAACGCGGCCATGCTTGCAGGCCACACCGAGGTGGAGGACAACGTGATCATCGGCGGCGTCACGCCGGTGCATCAGTTCACGCGCATCGGCTGTCACAGTATGGTGGGTGGTGGGCTGCGTGTCGCCAAGGATGTGCCCCCGTATTCGTTGGTCGGCGGTGCACCGCTGGTGTTTGAAGGCCTCAATGCGGTCGGCCTGCGCCGGCGCGGGTTCTCGCGTGAGACGCTGGAGGGGTTGGACAAGGCCTACACCATGCTGTACCGGGCGAAGATGAACGTCTCGCAGGCGATCGCAGCAATTGAGGCCGACGCAACGCTCATGGCGTTCCCGGAGGTCCAGCACATGGTATCATTCATCAAGGGGAGCAAGCGCGGTATCGTCGGGGCTCCCCGGCTCCGCAGTTGATGGTGCATGCCTGCCCATAAGTGGATATACGAGGACTCCGGCCCCCGCGCCGGAGTCTTCAATATGGAGCGTGATGAAGCGCTTGCGCGCGCCCTGCAGAACCAGGATGACGACGGCGTGCAGGTGTTGCGGCTGTACGGATGGGAGCCGCCGGCGATCTCCCTGGGGCACCATCAGGATGCATCCACGATCGACCAGGAGCGGCTCCGGGGGGATGGGATCGATCTGGTGCGCCGGCCGACCGGCGGGCGTGCGATCCTGCATCATGATGAACTCACCTATTGTGTGGTCATGTTCTCCGGCCGCCGGAGCATCCTTCAGGTCTATAACGCCATCAGTGAGGCCCTTGTGAGGGGGCTGGCGCTGTATGGCGTGGAGGTCAGCCTGCAGAGATCGCAACCGGACTTCGGCACTGCCTATCGCGACCAGTCGTCGATCCCGTGTTTCACGAGTTCGGCGCGGTATGAGATCGAGTGGGAGGGGAGGAAGCTGGTGGGGAGTGCGCAGCGCCGGTATGCGGATGGGGAGCGCGACGTGGTGTTGCAGCACGGATCGATCCTGTGCGGGCCTGCGCACCGGAGGCTGGCGGAGTATCTGAGGATCGGGAGTGAGGCTGTCCGCGAGCGCATCGAGCGCGAGATGAGGGACAAGA
This genomic window contains:
- the recR gene encoding recombination protein RecR, whose amino-acid sequence is MYTSEALQQLVEEFAGLPGIGRKTALRLALHILKQPREDVVKMARALVNVKDRISWCSVCSNITETDPCVICSSPKRDPGIICVVEEPSDVLALEKTNDFKGLYHVLGGALSPLDGIGPEELKVGELLKRLPGEVTEVILALNPNVEGEATTMYLTRLLKPLGVQVSRLARGLPVGGNLEFTDEATLSRALEGRITL
- a CDS encoding isoprenyl transferase, producing MDGNGRWAKQRGLPRIAGHREGVESVRDCVEACGQLGVQYLTLYAFSTENWKRPQDEVSLLMRLLLTALRDETDRLHRNNVRLRTIGDSEAMPREVQAELDDAVQRTAQNTGLTLTLALSYSGRWEITQAVRAIAREVQAGSVRPDEITEQSITRYLATADTPDPDLLIRTSGELRLSNFLLWQLAYTELYITPGYWPVFRRNDLYAAIDAYQNRERRFGMVSEQVQDPQNQDPAIKRILKSVAGP
- a CDS encoding OmpH family outer membrane protein, whose product is MKTRMFLLTIALSALMLVPAAFAQQQKIGYVNSTKIFQELPAAQDAQRRIDALGKPIQDSLETMQRELQARYEDYQKREALLNEAAKKAEQQKLIDLERRMNEYRQLKLGNDGELARETEKLLAPLRDRIRGAITTVAKEEKYSFVFDKTESIQILLYGDPAHDITFKVIDRLKRGK
- a CDS encoding OmpH family outer membrane protein gives rise to the protein MKRIILVLVLVLAAAAAHAQSKIGHINSEAIMQALPEAIDAQKSLDALVAQWEAELQKMQAEWKRKFDDYDKKKLILTDQVRADAEKELRDLDQAIADYRTKKFGQNGELFQKQNEVMKPIQNKIFKVLEEIARDDGYDYIFDRSGEILLLYANDKRDLTSLVISRMQSFGK
- the lpxD gene encoding UDP-3-O-(3-hydroxymyristoyl)glucosamine N-acyltransferase, translating into MTISEIAALLGATVEGDGTVEIRRVAKIEEAGTGDLTFLANPKYAKYLGLTRASAVIVGTGMAVEDRPADAPPLTLLRVSDPYVGFVRVLARFNPPQPPVPPGVHPTAVIASSARLGADVRIGAHAVVGERVVIGERSIVAPCTVLGDGVRIGDDCLLYANVSVREGCIIGNRCIVQPGAVIGSDGFGFAPKPDGSYEKIPQMGIVVLEDDVEIGACTTIDRATLGETRIKKGVKLDNLIQVAHNVVIGENTVMAAQSGISGSTKLGKNMMVAGQVGFTGHIEIADGVKVGAQSGVHRALTKPGATYFGTPAYPQREAMRIYGSFPQLPDLLATVRDLQKRLEKLEPPTPDPGA
- a CDS encoding bifunctional UDP-3-O-[3-hydroxymyristoyl] N-acetylglucosamine deacetylase/3-hydroxyacyl-ACP dehydratase; the protein is MLVQQHTIKEPVSLSGVGLHTGSIATMTFRPAPENTGIRFRRIDMGGTPEIPADVDHVVDISRGTTIGIGDARVHTVEHVMAALVGLQIDNVLIDIDANEPPIGDGSAKPYVEALLTAGVEKQSAPKDYLIIDQTVTYHNEDKKVDIVALPLDDYRLTVMVDYFNPALGSQHTGLFNLEKEFVTEFAPCRTFCFLHEVEMLHNQGLIKGGNLDNAIVIVDRDLNDEEIGRITTKLGIKGSVILGNNGVLNNKSLHFKNEPARHKLLDLMGDLALIGVPLKAQILAARPGHASNIEFARLIRKLYQQKKLVKKYQHERKEGVVFDINAIKKILPHRYPFLLIDKITDFKIDESVVGVKNVTTNEPFFEGHFPGQPVMPGVLIIEAMAQTGGIMLLNGVENPGDKLVFFMSINNAKFRRPVVPGDQLVFDLKMVNRKSKICTMSGKAYVDGQLVAEADLMASIIDRVPTQPQKS
- the lpxA gene encoding acyl-ACP--UDP-N-acetylglucosamine O-acyltransferase, whose product is MSTSIDPRAAVSAKAQIGDNVTIGPFAVVEDGAVIGDGTSVAPHALIATGARIAKNCIIHHGAVVGHAPQDLKYAGEPTTCEVGEGTTVREYATLHRGTGEGGKTVIGTNCFLMGYVHIAHDCIVGNNVIMSNAAMLAGHTEVEDNVIIGGVTPVHQFTRIGCHSMVGGGLRVAKDVPPYSLVGGAPLVFEGLNAVGLRRRGFSRETLEGLDKAYTMLYRAKMNVSQAIAAIEADATLMAFPEVQHMVSFIKGSKRGIVGAPRLRS
- a CDS encoding lipoate--protein ligase family protein: MERDEALARALQNQDDDGVQVLRLYGWEPPAISLGHHQDASTIDQERLRGDGIDLVRRPTGGRAILHHDELTYCVVMFSGRRSILQVYNAISEALVRGLALYGVEVSLQRSQPDFGTAYRDQSSIPCFTSSARYEIEWEGRKLVGSAQRRYADGERDVVLQHGSILCGPAHRRLAEYLRIGSEAVRERIEREMRDKTVDLAEITGRPVDRERLKECIRQGFEEAWGIQFRYPNSDI